tcaaaacaGAAGTACAAatcacattatatttttttaatgggtttaaattattaggcaaatgctaactAGTACCCTAACTAAGAtaacaaaaatagaaacataTTGTTTGTGTTGGAAAATATATGCACTTAACTTTTTGAAAGTAAAAAAGTTATTGATTTCAATGCAAAATTGCTTCTTTGCCCCACGAGCATTAGTCAGCAAGACCcaaattatgtattatttaGTATGTACTACCTAGGCGCTTAATTTCAAAATAAGATCTTACTGCTTTCAGTTTCAGCTACTATCACATTAAGTGCAAACATAGAAACTAAAATACCAGCTTTCCATCAAAGTGGCTTACCTAAATAgacaattattttaataatattcatGTCTACAAGCATTACAAGTCCACATTCAAACTAAAGGTTATAGTCATACTAGTGCTCACAACAGAAATGGACATAAATACAGGGTGGAGATATTATAAAGTTGGACAGTTATCCATTTACTATCACTATATAAGTGGATCCTTGCAATCACTAAGCACCATCATCTTCTACGGTGTTCACCCGTTCACATTCATCAATCCATTCACTGTATCTGCAACATCACAATTAACTGATTAAGATACTTGAGTCATGTGGGTGTAACAGAGTTTGGGGGAGAACGGGAGAGGtggaaaagaaaattttcaattaaGTAATTGAACTTACATGTCTATTGCCTCAGATAAAGCTgcaaagaaaacaaaagtatAAGATTATTAGCTATATCATAGTGAATATGGTCCCAGAAGATATAAAAAACACTGAatatctctctttctctttctatcATACAAATAAGTTCAATCATAGTTATTATATCGCATGCTATAGTGGTAGTGCATGACATTGCAGCCTCTGGCCTATACAAGGATTCTGTTGTAGAACGTTTTACGGTCACAACCCATTAGGAAGTTCCGGTGAAGAAAACTTCCTTAACACATGAGATTGAGACGAAATGGCATGAGATAGTTTTATATCACATGAGATTGAGTCCAAATGGCATGAGATAGTTTTAATGatataactttttaaattttttcttgttttctaaATGGCATGAGATTGAGACCAAAGGTCTAAAAGGTTAATGCACAAAACAATCGACTTCATAGAAAAAAGTAAAACTAAAAGCACTGTGATTATTGATAATAGTAAGTCTCACGTGATTATCATCGTCGGTATAAAATTGATCACTATAAACAACAACATATATCATTTCCATGTCATCCGTCAGCCATGATACTAAAGCTCAACCCAGAAAAACATACCTGTGATGGAAGTACTAAAGCTCTCTTGACATATTCCGCAAGAAGCTTCCCCTATCAAGTTCTTCATatcactataaataaataaatgccaCGAATGAGCATCAAACACAGTACTATTCAAATCTAAAATGAAATATGGAGGGCTAGGATTGATTTCAGAAAAAAGTAGTCTTTAATGTTATTGCATGAATGAATATGTAAGGAAATAAAAACGATATATGCTATATATCCTTTTCCAGGTAGTAAAGATTTGCTTACATGCGACACTCGACACTAGAGCCATGATTGCAGAAAGGACAACTAAAAACAGTGTCAAGCTTATCCATTCTTTTCTTTGGAGGTGGCTTTGTTTTTGCCTTCCTTTTTCCCATAGCTAAAATCCTAGAGATTCAAGAACACAAAATTTTagacaaaaaatacatcatgAAAAACATCTATTATGTCAATTAAAATTCTGCAGTCAATTCATTCATCTTTCTATACAAAATCATCATCACTTCATGCCAAACAAATACGAAActtgtccacaaatcctagctcaactggcagAAATGCCAAAGTTGTTAGTAGGCCGGGCACCCCATTatgaggttcgaaccccggtccctCTACTTTTATGTTTGTGAGTTTCAAATGGCTTGACATAAAAACAGGAAACTTAATGCTATGATGTAATGAATATAGGCCCGGAGAATAAAATAGGCTCAAATTGTAGTTACTCATGGATTCTAGATCCTTCCTCTTTATTAGTGAGTCACTCATTATCTAGAATATTCTAGATATCTCTTTAGGATGAGATGCTAGAGAATATGCCAAATTCTAGTCTATATATAATGGTATTAGATGAATGTAATAATCAagcaaaatgaatgaatgaatttagtTATTTTAGCTTAGTGTAGTTTGTTAGTAAATTTTAGCAATTATCTCTTGAAGTTATGAACAACCAAAAAGTTGTTCATAACAATTGGTGCTCTCATTGAGAGTTTTTTCTCATTACCATGACTTCTCTCTACCATAATCCGTTTCACCACCATGACCCAACAATCATTAGTGTTCATACTTTGTTGAAACCACAGGCATATCAAAACCCACCATCCATCAACACCGATATATCACCACCACCTACATACCCAAATTCCATTGCCAATAACTCCCCTCACTACCTTATTCGTCACATTGATTATGCTACCCAACAACTTCTCCATTCCCAGAGAGCTTGCCTCCATTCCATTTCCAATTTCGCCTCTGAGATTTCAGCACTCAACAACAGCCTCACGCCTCCCAATTTCACTTACCAACAACCACCTTTCATCGCTTCCACAACTATGTTTAATCACAACTTTAATCAACACTCCCATGATCCATTTCCACCACCCATATCAACCCCCTTCAACCATCACAATTTCACCTACAACATCACCACCCACTTTAACAACCAACCTGTAAACCCACAAACCTTTGTTTCACCTTCCATTTCCACATCCACAGTCACCCCCACCGTTTTCACGCCACCACCACTCGAAATATGCACTCATCCATACAAACCTCCGGCAACTTCCCAAATTCTTCCATACAATTCCAATCACGTCACCATTGAGATCGACGCTGCGAAGAAACTTGTCCCAGATCTCTCAATCCTTTCCGATTCCGCTCCTGTGTCTGAAGTCGTTGGCGAACAACACGTTGCTATTATAGAGGATTTCAACGATGTGGCTTCGTCACAGCTCATACAAAATTTCACTGCAGATTTCTCAACACCTGAAACTGACGAGAGATCGAGTGAGGATGACGTCACAGTGAAGGACCAAGAAGAAGTTAATCACCGATTAACTCCATCAATTCCTCCGCCACAGTATGATTCAAATTGCGTTACCTCTTTCACCATCAAGTCCTTTGGCGATGTTTCAAAGAGTTTGGTTCCGGCGAAGCACCGTCCAATCTTTCCCACTCGGCCTTTACTTCTACCATACCGTTTCACTGTCGTGACAAACAACGACAACACTCATTCCGGCGTGACAAAACGACAAGTACTGAATCACAAGCTTTTCGTCAGCAATTTTGAAAGCTCCTTTGGTTTTCGTGTTGGGAGCACCCTCAATTTTGATCCCGGCGGTGACAAGTTTAGTCCGACGGAAAATTCTTGCGTCAATCGTTGCATTTTCTCTCTGTTGTGGGTGCCATGGGATAGAGGAAAATTTTGGGTTTCCAGCTTCCTATTTTCGGCAACTATTTTGTTTCCGGTGAGAGGCGCCGCTTCTGGTTCGCCGAGGGTGCCATGGAGCTCAAAAACGCCGATATCATCACAGTTGCTGCAATGCACGTGAAAGGGAGAGGATgcaataaagtaagggtaaattGGGAATTGAAGTCATTAAAATCCTCTAATGATTTAATGGGCTTGTCTCCATACTTGGCCCAAGGTGCACTTTCACATTTGGCCCATGCTGCTAAGAAGAATTGCATTTTGAGCAAGAATTTGTGAATAAGTCCACTCAACacaatttgaattttctttggGTTTTGATTAAATTCTACGTTGCACTACATTGTGGATTTTGTTAGATTacaccttgaggacaaggtgaTTCTGCAAGACCAATGGAATGTAATGAATATAGGCCCGGAGAATAAAATAGGCTCAAATTGTAGTTACTCATGGATTCTAGATCCTTCCTCTTTATTAGTGAGTCACTCATTATCTAGAATATTCTAGATATCTCTTTAGGATGAGATGCTAGAGAATATGCCAAATTCTAGTCTATATATAATGGTATTAGATGAATGTAATAATCAagcaaaatgaatgaatgaatttagtTATTTTAGCTTAGTGTAGTTTGTTAGTAAATTTTAGCAATTATCTCTTGAAGTTATGAACAACCAAAAAGTTGTTCATAACATATGAGGGTAATATTATGGTTTTCCCAGAATTTTTAGTTAATAGCAAAACAACAATTTCTTCATCAAATTAACAATCCATTCAAGAAAAGTTAAAAAcccttattttttattcaaacaatattaaaaaaaaagcaaaaagttaaaaaccttaattttctattaaaaatataatcttcAAGATATAGATCATGCAATAGAGATAATGAACAGATAATCCCAATTCTGAATCGCCGAAACGATTTATGAATGAAGGCAAGATAGAGGCATGTGTTAACCACGCCGACAAAAAGGGGAAATCAAACGAAACGAAACCCTAACCGATAGAAAAAGGGTAAAAATAAAGAAGAGATTAAATTGAACAAGGGAGATTGAAGAATTGATAGGACTAACCGATGATGATTCGATCAGAGAGGGAGAAATCGAAGACGAAGCAGCGTTTAAGAGATGAGAGAGTGTGTGCAGAAATTGAAAGGGTTGGGACAATGATAACAGAGCGAAAAGGGGGTTTTATGCTCTCAATATTTGTCCTGTTCGCGTTATGTCAATAGGCATAAAAGATAAAAATCAATCTACTACAAATTAGATATtgttaatcttttttattttagttttctttttctccAAGTAATTTATTACTattggttaaaaatttcaaccgttaattaaagatttaattttgattcatttatttatataccgtatgttttatgttttatttatttattgtgtatttacaagatatatatatatatatatatatattatatgagtcaggatccgttgacaccaactagtttgacaccaaatgttacacctctcaataacgttttaaccgatataaattttataaaatccaccgttggattgaaagtttacatcatatagatcatttgtgtaaaatttcaaataaatccaaaatcatttgatatgttattgagatacatcaaaattaacggtttttgtatttttttaaatgccgttaatctttatgtgtctcaatagcatatcaaatgattttggatttgtctgaaattttacacaaatgatctatatgatgtaaactttcaatccaacggttgattttataaaatttatattggttaaaacgttattgagaggtgtaacatttggtgtcaaactagttggtgtcaacggatcctgactcatattatatatatatatatatatatatatatatagggatgATAATGAGTAGGATATGGATAGGGTATTATAGTACCCATAAAGAATATAAAAAGGTATGAAGAATATAAAAagatttttcatttaattttcaaaataaaagtaactaaGTTTAAGTTGATGGTTACACACAATACAATGTGATAGCCAATAAGATTTTAGAAATGTTACCTATGAGGTTGTGTAATCTCGAGAACCACAAACTATTAATTTCCTTTATACATCAACCGTAAGCCAACCTAATCACATAGAAATAACCGTgaacatttttttccaaataaatgAGATCCACAAAATTGAAGAGTACGACCAACGGGCATTATTTGGAAAACCACAAGTTACTTCCAACTAATGAGTAAACCGTCAAATAccccctaaaattttaaaattcgtcaaatatccTCCTGAAATTTGACAATTTACTCTCCAACTAATTAAGTATTACATTCCACGCTTCACCAAAAaatcacattaaaaaaatagatgagTAATATTTTCATCTTTCCCACAACCACGTGGACATAATAAAGAGTTGATATTTGGCATTCCACGTCACACTAAATCATTCTTATCAGGAAGCCAATtattaaacaaacacaaagcaAAAAGATACACTTTCAGATGAACcaattaatttcatattatcGCCTTCATGACTGATATAGGACCGTATGAGACTCATGAGTACGCATATGATAAATATTGTTAATAAAATACTCATTGTCACAATCAAGACTCCAAACTCATCTATATTAAGCATTAGCCTACAAGACAAAGTTAGCCACCACCAAACAATACTTCTTCAACTCCTCTTCCGAGAGTTAGTAAATTGATCTTGACGTttccattttgtttttatatttatatttctttcatttatatttttttttaggtttgcAGACGAAGTAACAAACATCATTTAAAACATACATACACAATTGGAAGATTTTGGATTCGAACATGAGTGAAAGTGTCTAATCTAATAATATCAATATTTGTTAGCTAGACTATAATTGGGGTGGGATGGgttaaaataatatcaatatttGTTAGCAAGACTATCAATATTTGTTGCTCAACTAGTTAGTTGAACTAAGGGTTAAATGAATTGAATGTTCAGAGTTCAAGTTGTGACAAAGTGtagaaaaattaacataacaattaactaattataatttgccattaaaaaaaaactatttatcattttttttaaccatgTGAATAGTTAAAATGTGATACATAGTTATTAGGGCCGAGGAATTTAGTAGTAACACCTTTAAGCCAATATAACTGAGACAAAATGGATGATCACATGTCGAGTTGTCTCGGATTGCAGGTCTAAAATGACCAAAATCAATCATGTATTATGAAAAAGCTATTTCTGATTATTCATCTCtctattttttaatctttttattagtGGTGGCTTGAAAACACCAATCTGATCAACCTATGAACCAGACAACCCTAACTTGTTTTGAACTCTTGATTCTCTTCGGGTGAGTCATTTTGGCCCGGAGCATCTGAACGTGCCCGATGCTAATAGTTATCGTAAAACAAATAAcattaattcaattattttagaAACTGAGGGTCAAAATTGTAAATATCAAAAACAGAaggatttattaaaaaattaaataaaaatgataaaataaatttcgtaaaaaataataaaaaaaaaaaatgaggcaaagcaaaattgtatttaagcacgtcaaaattattaaattagggTTTTCGATAAACAAAATATCCCCCTTACCCTTAGTCCTCTACTCTTCAAATTCAATCCATCAAAGGCTCTCTTTCTGAAAATCAAGAGAGCCAATTACTTCATCAATTTTCACCATGGGAAGGGGAAAATTCAAGGCTAAGCCTACTGGTCGCCGCAACTTTTCTACCCATGAAGACATGGGTAAGTGcaattcaatcaatcaatcaatcaatcaatcccTTTTAATTTTTCTGCTCGATTTCCGATTAAATTATTCATCTTTGGTGTGATTGATAGATTTTGGTTTGTGGGTATGCTTTAATTTTCCTTCACACATCGCATGATtccatgatttttgtttttgtaaaatttgatttttttttagcttaaaataaagttatttggtttgtgggtatGCTTTTAATACTTTGAGTTTTTTCATTCGGAggtttgttgataaaaaaattgaatttttttatgggactgTTAGATCTGAATGGACTGCAAATTTGAGACTTTGTGAAGATTTGTTGTTAGAATTGAAGATAGGGTTTGTGATATTGACCTTAGTGAGGTCACCATCCTTATAGTGATGCCTTTGCATGCCTGATTGATTGGTTTATCAAATAAATTATGGTTTTTAGCTTTCTCTAtgggtgtgtttgattttaaaattgtatcGGCGTCTGGACAAATTGGGGGAAAGATATCTAACAATAAGTTGTTCAACACCTTAAAagtttgtgttgttttgttCAATACTTACTTTTTGGagatcaaacacaccctatATGTAACTTATTGAGTATGTTTTGTGGTAACTACAAGATGTACTTTAATTGAATGAGATGTGAGTGACTTCTTtgatgaataaaaaaatgtcttaATTATGTCGATTCAACAAGCTGTTCTAAAAACTTGATGTTTTTTATGATCAATGCAGTTGCTGGAACCTCCACCCGTCCTAAGACTTTTCGACAGGTTTTTTTCTGCCTCCTACTTcgccttttatttatttatcattgaCATGCATGCTCTGGTGTGACCACCTGCACAAAGTATGTTAGCAATATAATTTTCACGTTTTCATAGGTTAATATGCAGATGAACATGTTTTCATGTCCTGTTTATTTTAGTTATTAGTTTGCATAAGACATCACTTTTTAATTCTGGTTccttttgaattttaaattcaatttgtGTATTAGTCTATTAGACTTATAAGTTGAGTAAATTTGATCCACATGTTGCAAATTATGAAATCATGTTTGGCACGAGccattcatattcatattgcAACGTCCCCTACCCACTTTTCTTCTTTCACCATATAAAACACCTGACTAGTCACACTGTTATAGACCATGTAATCATGTAAACCATCCACCACAGTGTCTCATCAAACACT
This portion of the Trifolium pratense cultivar HEN17-A07 linkage group LG3, ARS_RC_1.1, whole genome shotgun sequence genome encodes:
- the LOC123918480 gene encoding transcription elongation factor 1 homolog; amino-acid sequence: MGKRKAKTKPPPKKRMDKLDTVFSCPFCNHGSSVECRIDMKNLIGEASCGICQESFSTSITALSEAIDIYSEWIDECERVNTVEDDGA